Proteins encoded by one window of Dokdonella sp.:
- a CDS encoding phosphoglycerate kinase produces MPIVRMSDLDLANRRVLIRQDLNVPIEDGRITSEQRITASLPTLKLALEKGATVLLMSHLGRPKEGVWSAEDSLAPVAARLGELLGREVPLVRDWVDGVEVVPGSIVLLENCRMNVGEGKDDENLSKKYAALCDVFVMDAFGTAHRAQASTHGVIRQAKVAAGGPLLMAELDALGRALEHPARPLLAIVAGSKVSTKLSLLENLVGKVDQLIVGGGIANTFLAAAGHPVGKSLCEPDLIDTARRIVAAAHARGSDVPLPDDVVVATQFKADAPATVKNVTDVAADDMILDIGPRTSARYAELVAKAGTVVWNGPVGVFEFDAFGHGTETLARAIAASDAFSIAGGGDTLAAVDKYGIADAVSYISTGGGAFLEFLEGKELPAVAALAARG; encoded by the coding sequence ATGCCCATCGTGCGCATGAGCGATCTCGACCTGGCCAATCGACGCGTGCTGATCCGTCAGGATCTCAACGTGCCGATCGAGGATGGACGCATTACCTCCGAGCAACGCATCACGGCATCGCTGCCGACGCTGAAACTCGCCCTCGAAAAAGGCGCGACCGTGCTTCTCATGTCGCATCTCGGTCGACCGAAGGAAGGCGTGTGGAGTGCCGAGGACTCGTTGGCGCCGGTCGCCGCGCGCCTCGGCGAACTGCTCGGTCGCGAGGTGCCGCTGGTGCGTGATTGGGTCGATGGCGTCGAGGTCGTTCCCGGTTCGATCGTCCTGCTCGAGAACTGCCGCATGAACGTTGGCGAGGGCAAGGACGACGAGAACCTGTCGAAGAAGTATGCGGCGCTGTGCGACGTCTTCGTGATGGATGCCTTCGGCACCGCGCATCGCGCACAGGCTTCCACACATGGCGTCATCCGCCAGGCGAAAGTTGCCGCCGGCGGCCCGCTGCTGATGGCCGAGCTCGACGCACTCGGCAGGGCACTCGAACATCCGGCGCGTCCGTTGCTGGCCATCGTTGCCGGCTCGAAGGTCTCGACCAAGCTTAGCCTGCTCGAGAACCTGGTCGGCAAGGTCGACCAGCTCATCGTCGGCGGTGGCATCGCCAATACCTTCCTCGCCGCCGCAGGTCATCCGGTCGGCAAGTCGCTGTGCGAGCCTGACCTCATCGACACCGCACGACGCATCGTCGCCGCGGCCCATGCGCGCGGCAGCGACGTGCCGCTGCCGGATGACGTCGTCGTTGCCACGCAGTTCAAGGCCGACGCCCCGGCGACCGTGAAGAACGTCACCGACGTCGCTGCCGATGACATGATCCTCGACATCGGCCCGAGAACCTCGGCGCGCTACGCGGAACTGGTCGCAAAGGCCGGCACGGTGGTGTGGAACGGCCCGGTCGGTGTATTCGAGTTCGATGCTTTCGGCCATGGTACCGAGACGCTGGCGCGCGCGATCGCAGCATCGGACGCGTTCTCGATTGCCGGCGGTGGCGACACGCTTGCCGCGGTCGACAAGTACGGCATCGCCGATGCGGTGTCCTACATCTCGACCGGCGGCGGTGCCTTCCTCGAGTTCCTCGAAGGCAAGGAGTTGCCGGCCGTTGCCGCGCTCGCTGCGCGGGGATGA